In Arthrobacter sp. StoSoilB5, one genomic interval encodes:
- a CDS encoding alpha/beta fold hydrolase, translating to MSTVMEQLQKQDPSLTTTGSGDVAVLFIHGFLDDQSVWDDVVSELATANAQFLRLDLAGMGDRSGDEGPYSLERYADDVARVVAGLDRPVVVVAQSMGTLVAELVAVRHPGKVVGAVFVTPVPLAGTHLPEEAVGPFRHVGGDAEAQRGIRKYLGGGLNEFGLDKLTYIGGRIRPEVVTHLVDCWNEGIPNAPAESEFSSPVLIIRGDADPFATAELVSSAVAPRFRHVKEEVLSGAGHWPHVEQPRNVAGLIGRFLKEVSEASATTSGGADAQGWINAFASKSADDFGEAFHRDVVLEASVIRSPITGRENVKAVMSAASSIYESLEFTHQTVNGPRTYLEWQATAFSGLKIYGVTILTKDEAGQIVSAAIHHRPLDAALRFSAELGKRLGKSVGDESRFYSAD from the coding sequence ATGAGCACTGTAATGGAGCAGTTGCAGAAGCAGGACCCCTCGTTGACAACCACTGGCAGCGGCGACGTGGCCGTGCTTTTCATCCACGGATTCCTGGATGATCAGAGTGTCTGGGACGACGTCGTCTCTGAACTCGCCACCGCAAACGCCCAGTTTCTGAGGTTGGACCTGGCAGGGATGGGGGACCGGAGCGGGGACGAAGGCCCGTACAGCCTGGAGCGATACGCCGACGACGTCGCTCGGGTCGTGGCGGGTCTGGACAGGCCCGTCGTGGTCGTGGCGCAAAGCATGGGAACGTTGGTGGCTGAACTTGTTGCTGTCCGCCATCCAGGCAAGGTGGTGGGTGCTGTATTTGTTACCCCGGTGCCTTTGGCGGGGACCCACCTTCCTGAGGAAGCTGTTGGCCCTTTCCGGCATGTGGGCGGGGATGCAGAAGCCCAACGAGGGATCCGGAAGTACCTTGGCGGCGGGTTGAACGAGTTCGGGTTGGACAAGCTCACCTATATAGGGGGCCGCATCCGTCCAGAAGTCGTTACCCATCTCGTCGACTGCTGGAACGAAGGGATTCCGAACGCCCCTGCGGAGAGTGAATTTAGCTCACCAGTGTTAATAATCCGCGGTGACGCAGACCCGTTCGCCACCGCCGAGCTGGTCTCTTCAGCTGTCGCCCCGCGATTCCGACACGTCAAGGAGGAAGTGCTCAGTGGGGCGGGCCACTGGCCTCACGTCGAGCAGCCTCGGAACGTGGCAGGACTCATCGGGCGATTCCTCAAAGAAGTTTCTGAAGCCTCTGCCACTACGTCTGGCGGAGCAGACGCCCAGGGATGGATAAATGCCTTTGCCAGCAAATCCGCGGACGACTTCGGCGAGGCCTTCCACCGCGACGTTGTCCTTGAGGCCTCCGTCATCCGGTCGCCGATCACCGGCCGGGAGAACGTGAAAGCGGTAATGAGCGCAGCCAGCTCTATTTACGAATCGCTTGAGTTCACCCATCAAACCGTCAATGGGCCGCGCACCTACCTTGAATGGCAGGCCACCGCGTTCAGCGGTCTCAAAATCTATGGAGTCACTATCCTCACCAAGGACGAAGCCGGCCAGATCGTCTCGGCCGCCATCCACCATCGCCCGCTTGACGCAGCGCTCCGGTTTTCGGCTGAACTGGGGAAACGCCTCGGAAAGTCCGTGGGCGATGAATCCCGTTTCTACTCCGCCGACTGA
- a CDS encoding enoyl-CoA hydratase/isomerase family protein yields MTHLTFTVHDQIATIILDNPPQNRIDLQMADELSEAITAIGRSDARVVIIRAEGADFSFGGDIMTWPGAETRELRALFERYMSVFNQLELLPMPVIAEVQGLCFGGGFELALRADLIFAAESAEFGHPEQTLGIVTLLGGIYRVAERAGKSRAAEWAMTSEKVSASEMDRAGVVNRVVSEDKLTEEVLAFAQRIATGATQAYAAHKALLRTWSLGGVAAADQAMFDIAMPLFEREDTQTGLKSAVEALEAGRPRPVLEFQGR; encoded by the coding sequence ATGACCCACCTTACGTTCACGGTCCACGACCAGATTGCCACCATCATCCTGGACAATCCACCCCAGAACCGAATCGACCTCCAGATGGCGGACGAGCTTTCCGAAGCCATAACCGCGATAGGCAGGAGCGACGCCCGTGTGGTCATCATTCGGGCTGAAGGTGCGGACTTCAGCTTCGGAGGCGACATCATGACGTGGCCGGGCGCGGAAACGCGGGAGTTGCGTGCCTTGTTTGAGCGGTACATGTCAGTCTTCAACCAGTTGGAGCTGCTGCCGATGCCGGTGATTGCCGAAGTCCAGGGTCTTTGCTTTGGAGGAGGGTTTGAACTCGCCCTGCGGGCTGACCTCATTTTCGCAGCAGAATCAGCCGAGTTCGGGCATCCCGAACAAACTCTTGGCATCGTTACCCTCTTGGGTGGCATCTACCGGGTTGCCGAAAGGGCAGGCAAGAGCCGGGCAGCAGAATGGGCTATGACTTCGGAGAAAGTATCCGCTTCTGAAATGGACCGTGCAGGAGTCGTGAACCGCGTCGTTTCCGAGGACAAGCTCACGGAAGAAGTCTTGGCGTTTGCCCAGCGCATCGCCACCGGAGCTACACAGGCATACGCTGCGCATAAGGCACTCCTGAGAACCTGGTCGTTGGGCGGCGTCGCTGCGGCAGACCAAGCGATGTTCGATATCGCCATGCCGTTGTTTGAACGCGAAGACACCCAAACCGGGCTGAAATCGGCCGTGGAGGCACTGGAAGCGGGAAGGCCGCGCCCCGTGTTGGAATTTCAAGGGCGCTAA
- a CDS encoding CGNR zinc finger domain-containing protein, with the protein MSDWNATQRYDMECAPGGLGFVHDLLNTKSAGKPRRTDLLLDLGLAQDWLDAGLKQWALATGRRYVEVKLTERDLEHLRYFRDELAGTLNAGGDPDAVVGSDIDALPTVWTTATSLRLKSNGEIQAEPQGAGAGHIESLAMTEIFQAQLAGTWHRLKLCRSEKCRVAFFDRSRNNSGVWHDVKICGNPANLRAHRARKLESRLVN; encoded by the coding sequence GTGAGCGACTGGAACGCGACGCAACGCTATGACATGGAATGTGCTCCTGGAGGGCTCGGTTTTGTGCATGACCTGCTCAACACGAAATCCGCTGGAAAGCCGCGAAGGACCGATTTGTTGCTTGATCTCGGGCTTGCCCAGGATTGGCTGGATGCTGGACTGAAACAGTGGGCACTGGCCACCGGCCGGCGTTATGTCGAAGTCAAACTTACGGAACGCGACCTGGAACACCTGCGGTACTTTCGTGATGAACTTGCAGGCACCCTAAACGCCGGAGGCGACCCGGACGCCGTCGTTGGTTCCGACATCGACGCTTTGCCCACAGTCTGGACGACCGCCACATCCTTGAGGCTCAAATCGAATGGCGAGATCCAAGCTGAACCGCAGGGAGCCGGAGCCGGGCATATTGAATCCCTGGCCATGACGGAGATTTTCCAGGCGCAACTGGCAGGGACCTGGCATCGGCTCAAACTGTGCCGCAGCGAAAAATGCAGGGTTGCGTTCTTTGATCGCTCACGCAACAACAGCGGCGTGTGGCATGACGTAAAAATCTGCGGAAACCCGGCGAATCTCCGGGCGCACCGGGCCCGAAAACTTGAATCAAGGCTCGTGAATTGA
- a CDS encoding sulfurtransferase produces the protein MQALPPDNSARITEYAHSDRLVTAEWLVRHMADDRLVIVESDEDPLLYELGHIPSAVKIDWHTDLNDPVIRDYLTGWEFANLMASKGISRDSTVVIYGDKHNWWAAYTLWVFRLFGHPDVRLLDGGRETWISEGRPLETSLPPARTATSYPVVTRDDSSIRAFKDDVQEHLGLSLIDIRSPEEYTGERTSIPDYPQEGVLRGGHIPGARNVPWARAVSDNGTFRPRRELEEIYFHEIGLKVDDEVITYCRIGERSSHSWFALTFLLGMDRVRNYDGSWTEWGNAVRAPIAVGN, from the coding sequence ATGCAAGCTTTACCTCCTGACAATTCCGCCCGAATCACTGAGTACGCGCATTCTGACAGACTGGTTACAGCCGAATGGCTTGTACGGCACATGGCTGATGACAGACTGGTCATCGTGGAGTCTGACGAGGATCCGCTTCTTTATGAACTGGGCCACATTCCGTCGGCCGTCAAAATTGATTGGCATACAGATCTGAACGATCCTGTTATCCGCGACTATTTGACAGGGTGGGAATTTGCCAATCTTATGGCGTCCAAGGGTATTTCTCGGGACAGCACCGTTGTCATTTATGGTGACAAGCACAACTGGTGGGCTGCCTATACCCTCTGGGTGTTCCGGCTCTTTGGCCATCCTGACGTCCGCTTGCTCGACGGCGGGCGGGAAACGTGGATCTCTGAAGGGCGTCCCCTCGAGACGTCGCTGCCGCCCGCCAGGACCGCAACGTCCTATCCGGTAGTCACGCGCGATGACTCGTCCATCCGGGCGTTCAAGGATGACGTCCAGGAACACCTCGGCCTATCCCTCATCGACATCCGCAGCCCTGAGGAGTACACGGGTGAGCGGACTTCAATTCCCGACTACCCGCAGGAGGGGGTCCTCCGTGGAGGGCATATCCCTGGGGCGCGCAATGTCCCGTGGGCGCGGGCTGTTTCGGATAATGGAACGTTCAGGCCGCGAAGGGAACTGGAGGAGATCTACTTCCATGAAATTGGCCTCAAGGTGGACGATGAAGTTATTACCTACTGCCGGATTGGTGAGCGTTCAAGCCATTCCTGGTTTGCCCTGACTTTCCTGTTGGGTATGGACCGGGTGAGGAACTACGACGGTTCCTGGACAGAATGGGGCAATGCAGTCCGGGCTCCCATAGCGGTAGGTAATTGA
- a CDS encoding PaaI family thioesterase, translating into MSERKRVVAWDDPAIGAAAMPGMSGLEYLHAMMGKKLPPPPMGELLNMTLVDAAPGTATFTCDPDESHYNPIGSVHGGLLCTLLDSALGCAVQTTLPKGQGYTSIEIKVNYLRSVLADSGPLTCVGVVSKPGNRVAFADATVTDARGKLVATATGSLLVFTID; encoded by the coding sequence GTGAGCGAGCGTAAACGAGTCGTAGCCTGGGACGATCCGGCCATTGGCGCGGCTGCCATGCCCGGCATGAGCGGCTTGGAATACCTGCACGCAATGATGGGCAAAAAACTGCCACCCCCACCGATGGGCGAATTACTGAACATGACCCTGGTGGATGCGGCACCGGGCACTGCCACCTTTACCTGTGATCCCGACGAGTCCCATTACAACCCAATCGGCTCGGTTCACGGCGGGCTCCTATGCACCCTGCTCGATTCCGCCCTTGGTTGCGCCGTGCAGACGACCCTTCCCAAAGGCCAGGGTTACACCTCCATAGAGATTAAGGTGAACTACCTTCGCTCAGTGCTTGCTGACAGCGGCCCATTGACCTGTGTAGGCGTTGTATCGAAGCCCGGCAATCGCGTTGCCTTCGCGGACGCGACTGTCACCGACGCCAGAGGCAAGCTCGTAGCTACCGCCACAGGCTCCTTACTCGTCTTCACGATCGACTGA
- a CDS encoding TMEM175 family protein, with protein sequence MNKNRLEAFSDGVLAIIITIMVLELHTPEAPTWEGVAAVLPTLFSYLLSFVYVGIYWNNHHHMIHLAGRVNGGILWANLHLLFWLSLFPFTTRWMDESGFVQVPVLLYGINLLCAAIAYYILERRLIAAQGRDGALARALGRDWKGKASPVIYAVGIAVTPIQPLFGIAIFTVVALIWLVPDRRVEHFVARTHQGDNGAG encoded by the coding sequence GTGAACAAGAACCGGCTCGAGGCGTTCAGTGACGGCGTACTGGCCATCATCATCACCATCATGGTCCTGGAGCTGCACACCCCGGAAGCGCCAACATGGGAGGGTGTTGCCGCAGTTCTGCCGACCCTTTTCAGCTACCTTCTGAGCTTCGTGTATGTCGGGATCTACTGGAACAACCACCACCACATGATCCACCTGGCCGGGCGAGTGAACGGCGGGATCCTCTGGGCCAATTTGCACCTGCTGTTCTGGCTGTCGCTCTTCCCCTTCACGACACGGTGGATGGATGAGTCCGGCTTCGTGCAGGTCCCCGTCCTGTTGTATGGAATCAACCTGCTGTGTGCTGCGATCGCATACTACATCCTGGAACGTCGGCTGATCGCCGCCCAAGGCAGGGACGGGGCCCTGGCCCGGGCTCTCGGCCGTGACTGGAAAGGCAAAGCCTCCCCCGTGATCTATGCTGTCGGCATCGCAGTCACACCGATCCAGCCCCTTTTCGGGATCGCCATCTTCACCGTCGTGGCGCTGATCTGGCTGGTGCCGGACCGCCGGGTTGAGCACTTTGTCGCCAGGACTCATCAAGGCGACAACGGCGCCGGCTAA
- the fdxA gene encoding ferredoxin has product MSYVIAQPCVDVKDKACIDECPVDCIYEGERSLYIHPSECVDCGACDPVCPVEAIYYAEDVPDEWADYVRANAEFFEADIFEDVGRDHPVVTAAPVRVL; this is encoded by the coding sequence ATGAGCTACGTGATCGCACAGCCCTGCGTGGATGTGAAGGACAAGGCGTGCATTGACGAATGCCCGGTGGATTGCATCTACGAGGGCGAACGCTCGCTCTACATCCATCCGTCCGAGTGCGTTGACTGCGGGGCATGCGATCCCGTGTGCCCCGTAGAGGCGATCTACTACGCGGAGGACGTGCCTGACGAGTGGGCAGACTACGTCAGGGCGAACGCGGAGTTCTTCGAGGCGGATATCTTCGAGGACGTGGGCCGCGATCATCCTGTGGTGACCGCGGCCCCGGTGCGGGTCTTGTAG
- a CDS encoding aldehyde dehydrogenase family protein: protein MTSTAVDPQAITDPQTMTAQHLINGQWLGDADTQRMNPARPGELAALSPSGSAQDVDAAITAAVAAQPSWAALPAPARGAILIAAGNLLNERQHAIAEDLVREEGKTLAEAKGEVKRASDVLRFFGSLGWAATGEVLPSGLPDTTITTRREPLGVVGLITPWNFPIAIPAWKTAPALISGNAVVIKPAELTPLSTTHLARALQDAGLPSGVFNVVHGKGRVVGDALARDPRIAGLSFTGSTNVGLGLQEILNARRARVQLEMGGKNGVLVLDDADPRKAAKVVAAGAFGLTGQACTATSRVYVTPGIRSAFLEALVQEAADYTSGDGLDGDARMGAVVSRQQFEQDQAAVRTAVERGATLLHGQYDGDPSGALFFPAAILAGLPFDDAAVTEEIFGPVVAVLEVADYETGLAAINDSRYGLTAGICTDSLALATDFAARAQAGVVKINRPTAGLDLNVPFGGVKDSSTNTFREQGRSALDFYTWGKTVYTGV from the coding sequence CAGCGAATGAATCCGGCCCGGCCAGGCGAACTCGCAGCCCTCTCACCCAGCGGCAGCGCCCAGGACGTGGACGCCGCCATCACCGCGGCCGTCGCAGCCCAACCGTCATGGGCGGCCCTGCCAGCACCAGCCCGGGGCGCCATCCTCATCGCGGCCGGAAACCTGCTCAACGAGCGCCAACACGCCATCGCCGAAGACCTGGTCCGTGAGGAAGGAAAGACGCTGGCGGAGGCAAAGGGTGAGGTCAAGCGTGCCTCTGACGTGCTGCGCTTCTTCGGCTCGCTGGGCTGGGCAGCAACCGGCGAAGTGTTGCCAAGCGGCCTGCCAGACACCACCATCACGACGCGTCGCGAACCGTTGGGCGTGGTGGGACTCATTACCCCGTGGAACTTTCCCATCGCCATTCCGGCATGGAAAACCGCGCCTGCCCTGATCAGCGGCAACGCCGTGGTGATCAAACCCGCCGAGCTCACTCCGTTGTCCACCACCCATCTGGCACGTGCCCTGCAGGACGCCGGACTGCCCTCCGGCGTGTTCAACGTGGTGCACGGGAAGGGCCGCGTGGTGGGTGACGCGCTGGCCCGGGACCCCCGCATTGCCGGCTTGTCGTTCACGGGTTCCACCAATGTTGGCCTTGGGCTGCAGGAGATCCTCAATGCCCGGCGCGCCCGGGTACAGCTCGAAATGGGCGGCAAAAACGGTGTGCTGGTGCTGGATGACGCCGATCCCCGCAAAGCTGCAAAGGTAGTAGCGGCAGGCGCATTCGGCCTGACGGGACAGGCGTGCACAGCAACGTCCCGCGTCTACGTGACGCCCGGCATCCGCTCCGCCTTCCTCGAGGCCTTGGTGCAGGAGGCCGCCGACTACACGAGCGGTGACGGACTTGATGGCGACGCCCGGATGGGCGCTGTAGTGAGCAGGCAGCAATTCGAGCAGGACCAGGCAGCGGTGCGTACCGCCGTCGAACGCGGGGCCACACTTCTGCACGGACAGTACGACGGCGACCCCAGCGGGGCGCTGTTCTTCCCGGCGGCGATTCTCGCCGGGCTGCCGTTCGACGACGCCGCCGTAACGGAAGAGATCTTCGGTCCAGTAGTGGCCGTTCTCGAAGTGGCCGACTATGAAACCGGCCTCGCCGCCATCAATGACTCCCGCTACGGGCTCACGGCCGGCATCTGCACGGACTCGCTGGCCCTCGCCACGGACTTCGCTGCCAGGGCGCAAGCTGGCGTGGTGAAGATCAACCGGCCCACTGCCGGGCTGGACCTGAACGTCCCCTTCGGCGGCGTGAAGGATTCCTCCACCAACACCTTCCGCGAGCAAGGCAGGTCCGCCCTGGACTTCTACACCTGGGGCAAGACCGTCTACACCGGTGTTTAG